One Maribacter dokdonensis DSW-8 genomic region harbors:
- a CDS encoding 5-(carboxyamino)imidazole ribonucleotide synthase, whose product MNYFSSDFKLGILGGGQLGKMMLYETRKWDVFTKVLDASADAPSRMSCNEFVQGSLLDFDTVYNFGKDVDILTIEIENVNLDALEKLEDEGVKVYPQPKALRIIQNKAKQKLFYVDNNIPTADFQRFAYLSEIEDSVGNGGLKFPFVWKVAQFGYDGQGVKVVRSLADIEGLPTGECIAETMVPFKNELAVIVSRNAEGEIKTYPVVEMEFHPEANQVEYVICPARIDDKVADKARALALKVADKIGLTGLLAVEMFQTEDDEILVNEVAPRPHNSGHYSIEASYTNQFEQHIRSILGLPLGNTDSKVAGVMVNLVGAEGHTGNVVYKNINEILAMEGVIPHIYGKAQTRPFRKMGHVTIVNSDLNKARAIAEKVKETIQVISK is encoded by the coding sequence ATGAATTATTTTTCTTCAGATTTCAAATTAGGCATTTTAGGAGGTGGTCAACTTGGTAAAATGATGCTTTACGAAACCCGAAAATGGGATGTGTTCACAAAAGTTTTAGATGCATCGGCAGATGCCCCAAGCAGAATGTCATGCAATGAATTTGTACAGGGCAGTCTTTTAGATTTTGATACGGTCTATAATTTTGGAAAAGATGTAGACATACTAACGATAGAAATTGAAAATGTAAATTTAGATGCCTTAGAAAAATTAGAAGATGAAGGTGTAAAGGTATACCCACAGCCTAAGGCTTTGCGTATTATTCAAAATAAAGCAAAACAAAAATTGTTTTATGTGGATAACAATATACCTACCGCAGATTTTCAGCGGTTTGCCTATTTGAGCGAAATTGAGGATAGTGTTGGGAACGGAGGATTAAAATTTCCTTTTGTTTGGAAAGTAGCTCAATTTGGATATGACGGACAAGGTGTTAAAGTAGTTAGAAGTTTAGCCGATATAGAAGGCTTACCTACCGGCGAATGTATTGCAGAAACCATGGTGCCGTTTAAAAACGAATTAGCCGTAATTGTTTCTAGAAATGCGGAAGGAGAAATAAAAACCTACCCTGTGGTAGAAATGGAGTTTCACCCAGAAGCCAACCAAGTGGAATATGTAATTTGCCCTGCACGTATTGATGATAAAGTTGCAGATAAGGCAAGGGCTTTAGCACTTAAAGTAGCCGACAAAATAGGCTTGACAGGATTACTTGCCGTTGAAATGTTCCAAACCGAAGATGATGAAATTTTGGTGAACGAAGTAGCCCCAAGACCTCACAATAGTGGACATTACAGTATTGAAGCAAGTTATACCAATCAATTTGAGCAGCACATAAGAAGCATTCTTGGTCTTCCATTAGGGAATACAGATAGTAAAGTAGCCGGGGTTATGGTAAACTTAGTAGGTGCCGAGGGCCACACGGGTAATGTCGTCTACAAAAATATAAACGAAATTTTAGCTATGGAAGGTGTTATCCCGCATATTTACGGAAAAGCACAAACAAGACCATTTCGTAAAATGGGTCATGTAACCATAGTAAATAGTGATCTCAATAAGGCAAGAGCTATTGCCGAAAAAGTAAAGGAAACAATTCAAGTGATTTCAAAATAG
- the purE gene encoding 5-(carboxyamino)imidazole ribonucleotide mutase: MSKVAVVMGSTSDMPVMQDAIDILKGFDIEVDVDIVSAHRTPEKLFDFSKNAHTNGYSVIIAGAGGAAHLPGMVASMSPLPVIGVPVKSSNSIDGWDSVLSILQMPSGVPVATVALNGAKNAGILAAQIIGSSDKCVLDKIILYKEGLKQKVIDGAKAVNGNT; encoded by the coding sequence ATGAGTAAAGTAGCCGTAGTAATGGGCAGCACAAGTGATATGCCCGTAATGCAAGATGCCATAGATATTTTAAAAGGTTTTGATATAGAGGTAGACGTAGACATTGTATCTGCCCACAGAACACCCGAAAAATTGTTCGATTTTAGTAAAAACGCACATACCAATGGCTATTCGGTAATTATTGCAGGTGCCGGTGGTGCTGCACATTTACCCGGGATGGTAGCATCAATGTCCCCGTTACCCGTTATAGGCGTACCTGTTAAAAGCAGCAATTCTATTGATGGTTGGGACTCTGTACTTTCTATACTTCAAATGCCAAGCGGTGTACCAGTTGCTACCGTAGCATTGAACGGAGCAAAGAATGCAGGAATTTTAGCTGCCCAGATCATTGGCAGCTCAGACAAATGTGTATTGGATAAAATAATTCTTTACAAGGAAGGTTTAAAGCAGAAAGTAATAGATGGCGCTAAAGCTGTAAATGGCAATACTTAA